One window of Botrimarina mediterranea genomic DNA carries:
- the glgP gene encoding alpha-glucan family phosphorylase, whose product MSKVEAAPLASAARENWTEVTPQALYHKLTTIARNLWWSWKPEVGQLFRDLDPVRWRQLDHNPIALLSEMTPEQVAERASEMAMITRINQAHRRLHDYLTKTEHTWGAREAGVLGSKPVAYFSAEFGIHESVPIYSGGLGVLSGDHIKSASGLGIPLIAIGLFYDQGYFRQHLDGEGYQQEEYVDTKVAVQPMEPATGPDGKPITVQIDTRNGALCAKVWLMHVGRISLYLLDCDVEGNSPQDRELTSRLYGGDTRTRIRQELVLGIGGVKALKALGITPGAYHLNEGHSAFAPLEVIHERMEYDGLSFDDALREVAQQTVFTTHTPVPAGHDRFDAGLIEEHLGPTRDKLGISHEQLMGLGRVEPQNGEESFCMTVIGLKLSRRANAVSSLHGVVSRRMWANLWPWRVEEEVPIGHITNGVHVPTWLALPMRQMYDRYLGVDWQRRMFDPETWQRIYQVDPGELWETHHALKSRCLDFVRRRLSRQARRRSEDEASVDAARLALDPAALTIGFARRFATYKRADLFLRQLDAIAELINDTNRPVQFIFAGKAHPADEPGKKFIQRIANLRKDSRFSGRVVFIEDYDLNVARHMVQGVDVWLNNPRRPLEASGTSGMKVVLNGGLNCSILDGWWAEAYNGKNGFSIGLGQQHVNTDITDTRDAENLFRVLSDEVIPCFYERDADGLPHEWITRMVNSIATLAARFSAHRMVQDYVTHCYLPAAGGMSSEMGMR is encoded by the coding sequence ATGAGCAAAGTCGAAGCCGCTCCCCTCGCCTCCGCCGCCCGCGAGAACTGGACCGAAGTCACGCCTCAGGCCCTCTACCACAAGTTGACGACGATCGCGCGCAACCTGTGGTGGAGCTGGAAGCCCGAAGTCGGCCAGCTGTTCCGCGACCTCGACCCGGTGCGGTGGCGCCAGCTGGACCATAACCCGATCGCCCTGCTCTCGGAGATGACTCCCGAGCAGGTCGCCGAGCGGGCCAGCGAGATGGCGATGATCACCCGCATCAACCAGGCCCATCGCCGCCTGCACGACTACCTCACTAAGACCGAGCACACCTGGGGCGCTCGCGAGGCGGGCGTCCTCGGATCAAAGCCCGTCGCCTACTTCTCCGCCGAGTTCGGCATCCACGAGTCGGTGCCGATCTACTCCGGCGGCCTCGGCGTGCTGTCGGGCGACCACATCAAGTCGGCCAGCGGTCTGGGCATCCCGCTGATCGCTATCGGCTTGTTCTACGACCAAGGCTACTTCCGTCAGCACCTCGACGGCGAAGGCTATCAGCAGGAAGAGTACGTCGACACCAAGGTCGCCGTTCAGCCGATGGAGCCCGCCACGGGCCCGGACGGCAAGCCGATCACCGTGCAGATCGACACCCGCAACGGCGCGCTGTGCGCCAAGGTGTGGCTCATGCACGTCGGCCGCATCAGCCTCTACCTGCTCGACTGCGACGTCGAGGGCAATAGCCCGCAAGACCGCGAGCTCACCAGCCGGCTGTACGGCGGCGACACCCGCACGCGTATCCGCCAGGAACTCGTTCTCGGCATCGGCGGCGTCAAGGCGCTCAAGGCCCTCGGCATCACGCCGGGCGCGTATCACCTCAACGAGGGCCACAGCGCGTTCGCGCCGCTAGAGGTCATCCACGAGCGGATGGAGTACGACGGCCTGTCGTTCGACGACGCCCTGCGTGAAGTCGCCCAGCAGACCGTCTTCACGACGCACACCCCGGTCCCGGCGGGCCACGACCGCTTCGACGCCGGCCTCATCGAGGAGCACCTCGGCCCGACCCGCGATAAGCTCGGCATCTCGCACGAGCAGCTGATGGGTCTGGGACGCGTCGAGCCGCAGAACGGCGAAGAGTCGTTCTGCATGACCGTCATCGGTCTGAAGCTCTCACGCCGCGCCAACGCAGTGAGCTCGTTGCACGGCGTCGTCTCGCGCCGCATGTGGGCCAACCTTTGGCCCTGGCGTGTCGAGGAAGAGGTGCCCATCGGCCACATCACCAACGGCGTCCACGTCCCGACCTGGCTCGCGCTGCCGATGCGGCAGATGTACGACCGCTACCTCGGCGTCGATTGGCAACGGCGGATGTTCGACCCCGAGACTTGGCAGCGCATCTACCAAGTCGATCCGGGCGAGCTGTGGGAGACGCACCACGCGCTGAAGAGCCGGTGCCTCGACTTCGTCCGCCGTCGGCTCAGCCGTCAGGCACGTCGTCGCAGCGAGGACGAAGCCTCGGTCGACGCGGCGCGGCTGGCGCTCGACCCGGCGGCTTTGACGATCGGCTTTGCGCGTCGCTTCGCGACTTATAAGCGTGCCGACTTGTTCCTGCGTCAGCTCGACGCGATCGCCGAGCTGATCAACGACACGAACCGCCCGGTGCAGTTCATCTTCGCCGGCAAGGCGCACCCCGCCGACGAGCCCGGCAAGAAGTTCATCCAGCGGATCGCCAACCTGCGCAAGGACTCGCGGTTCTCGGGACGTGTCGTCTTCATCGAAGACTACGACCTGAACGTCGCCCGTCACATGGTGCAAGGCGTCGACGTGTGGCTTAACAACCCGCGTCGCCCGCTCGAAGCCTCCGGCACCAGCGGTATGAAGGTCGTGCTCAACGGCGGCCTCAACTGCTCGATCTTGGACGGCTGGTGGGCCGAGGCCTACAACGGCAAGAACGGCTTCTCCATCGGCCTAGGCCAGCAGCACGTCAACACCGACATCACCGACACGCGCGACGCCGAGAACCTGTTCCGGGTGCTCAGCGACGAGGTGATCCCCTGCTTCTACGAGCGTGACGCCGACGGTCTGCCGCACGAGTGGATCACGCGGATGGTCAACTCGATCGCGACCCTCGCCGCCCGCTTCAGCGCCCACCGCATGGTGCAGGACTACGTGACGCACTGCTACCTGCCCGCCGCGGGCGGCATGTCGAGCGAGATGGGGATGCGGTAA
- the lpxK gene encoding tetraacyldisaccharide 4'-kinase, translated as MRSSDFYDLVSGRRRGLGAAALRGLLSLAEGPYRVGVWWRNRRYDAKPELTQRVGVPVVSVGNLTLGGSGKTPMVKWVSRQLRAEGVRVGLVSRGYGSTDGGPNDEALELEQSLPDVPHVQNRDRVAAAQLAIEELASQVIVMDDGFQHRRLGRNLDIVLLDATEPFGFGHVFPRGALREPVSSLKRADVICLTRSDLVSASDREAIRARAVKMAPDALWCESVTRPTGLIGVGDAVETEPVERLRGARVAAFCGIGNPLAFRKLLVNLGAEVAAFTEFADHHAYTRSDIERIEHETSASNAEWIVCTHKDLVKVGVATIGDLPLRALAIDAEVTVGAEELKQLLARVASEAPADEW; from the coding sequence GTGCGATCCAGCGACTTCTACGACCTTGTGAGCGGCCGCCGCCGTGGACTCGGCGCTGCGGCGCTGCGCGGGTTGCTCTCGCTAGCAGAGGGGCCGTACCGCGTCGGCGTCTGGTGGCGGAACCGGCGGTACGATGCGAAGCCCGAGTTGACGCAGCGGGTCGGCGTGCCGGTGGTGAGCGTCGGCAATCTAACGCTGGGTGGGTCGGGCAAGACGCCGATGGTGAAATGGGTCTCCCGCCAGCTCCGCGCCGAGGGGGTCCGCGTCGGGCTCGTGAGTCGCGGCTACGGATCGACGGACGGCGGGCCGAACGACGAGGCCCTCGAACTCGAGCAATCGCTCCCCGACGTGCCGCACGTGCAGAACCGCGACCGCGTCGCCGCCGCGCAGTTGGCGATCGAAGAGCTGGCGTCGCAGGTGATCGTCATGGACGACGGCTTCCAGCACCGGCGGCTCGGGCGCAACCTCGACATCGTGCTGCTCGACGCCACCGAGCCCTTTGGATTCGGCCACGTCTTCCCCCGCGGCGCGCTGCGTGAGCCGGTCAGTTCACTGAAACGCGCGGACGTGATTTGCTTGACCCGTAGCGACCTCGTCTCGGCGAGCGATCGCGAAGCGATCCGCGCCCGCGCCGTGAAGATGGCGCCCGACGCACTGTGGTGCGAGTCGGTGACGCGGCCGACGGGCCTGATCGGTGTGGGCGACGCGGTCGAAACCGAGCCCGTCGAACGGCTCCGCGGCGCCCGCGTCGCGGCTTTCTGCGGCATCGGCAATCCGCTGGCGTTCCGCAAGTTGCTTGTTAATCTCGGCGCCGAGGTCGCAGCGTTCACCGAGTTCGCCGACCACCACGCTTATACGCGGTCCGACATCGAGCGGATCGAACACGAAACGTCGGCGTCAAACGCCGAATGGATCGTCTGCACGCACAAGGACCTCGTGAAGGTCGGCGTGGCAACGATAGGCGATCTACCGCTGCGAGCGCTGGCGATCGACGCCGAGGTCACCGTCGGAGCCGAAGAGCTGAAACAACTACTCGCAAGAGTCGCGAGCGAAGCGCCTGCCGACGAGTGGTAG
- a CDS encoding helix-turn-helix domain-containing protein has protein sequence MLTIEQVVEVKRLLDEGRLSRRGIARAVGVSRGTVDKIANGKRGLVGIPPAEDLLERSAIAQRCPGCGGRVFMPCVYCEAVAHRGAVAGVESRAA, from the coding sequence GTGCTGACGATCGAGCAGGTGGTGGAGGTGAAGCGGTTGTTGGACGAGGGGCGCCTGTCGCGGCGGGGGATCGCTCGGGCGGTGGGGGTCAGCCGGGGGACGGTCGACAAGATCGCCAACGGCAAGCGAGGGCTGGTCGGAATACCGCCCGCGGAGGACCTGTTGGAGCGTTCGGCAATCGCCCAGCGCTGCCCGGGGTGTGGCGGGAGGGTTTTCATGCCGTGCGTCTATTGCGAGGCGGTCGCCCACCGCGGGGCGGTGGCGGGCGTTGAATCAAGGGCGGCGTAG
- the cysC gene encoding adenylyl-sulfate kinase, whose translation MSEPIVVWHEQAVTRADREKLSGHRGAVVWFTGLSGSGKSTIANAVDAKLHAAGVRTYVLDGDNFRHGIAATPQALADQYGEEFGKRFGLGFAPEDRVENMRRVSEVAKLMVDAGVVVLTAFVSPYRSERDMARRTLGGGAADKGDFFEVFVDTPLEVCEQRDPKGLYKKARAGEIKHFTGISDPYEPPLAPELTLAGGQTSVDELSREVIDALRRHGVVS comes from the coding sequence ATGTCCGAACCGATCGTTGTCTGGCACGAGCAAGCCGTCACCCGGGCTGACCGTGAGAAGCTCTCGGGGCATCGCGGCGCCGTTGTCTGGTTCACGGGGCTGTCCGGGTCGGGCAAGAGCACCATCGCCAACGCGGTGGACGCCAAGCTCCACGCCGCGGGCGTGCGGACGTACGTGCTCGACGGCGACAACTTCCGCCACGGCATCGCGGCGACGCCGCAAGCGCTTGCAGACCAGTACGGAGAGGAGTTCGGCAAGCGCTTCGGCCTCGGCTTCGCTCCTGAGGACCGCGTCGAGAACATGCGCCGAGTCAGCGAGGTGGCGAAGCTGATGGTGGACGCGGGAGTCGTCGTGCTGACGGCGTTTGTGAGCCCCTATCGATCCGAACGCGACATGGCCCGGCGGACGCTCGGCGGCGGCGCCGCCGATAAGGGGGACTTCTTTGAGGTCTTTGTCGATACGCCGCTTGAGGTGTGTGAGCAACGCGACCCCAAGGGGCTCTATAAGAAGGCTCGGGCCGGCGAGATCAAGCACTTCACCGGCATCAGCGATCCCTACGAGCCGCCTCTCGCGCCCGAGCTAACGCTCGCGGGGGGGCAGACCTCGGTGGACGAACTGTCCCGTGAAGTGATCGACGCTTTGCGGCGGCACGGCGTCGTGAGTTGA
- a CDS encoding acyl-CoA dehydrogenase family protein: MPRITSPDDDALTELCDELRSRAAEVDRSQAWPAESMRLCGEAGVFEWFLENHLGGQKWSDPDVTRGYLALSEACLTTTFIITQRTGACRRIAVGDNDALKERLLPDLVSGKSFATVGISHLTTSGRHLKKPLLAATRVADGWRLEGMAPWVTGAEAAEHVVVGATVLDEAGEPTADEVLLAAPANLQGVSTPPAFAMVALTASRTGPVRFDGAVIPDEYVIAGPIPEVLKHGVGAATGGPQTSTLALGSAAASLALLRAEAAKRPDLEGPLEALTADHAEVLADLHAAASGEPRCSSESLRQRSNSLVLRASQAALTATKGAGYLADAPAGRLCREALFFLVWSCPQPVQHAGLCELAGLVG; encoded by the coding sequence ATGCCCCGCATCACTTCACCCGACGACGACGCGCTCACCGAGCTCTGCGACGAGTTGCGTTCGCGCGCCGCCGAAGTCGATCGCTCACAGGCCTGGCCCGCCGAGTCGATGCGGCTCTGCGGCGAGGCGGGTGTGTTCGAGTGGTTCCTCGAGAACCACTTGGGCGGGCAGAAGTGGAGCGATCCCGACGTCACACGCGGCTACCTCGCGCTCAGCGAGGCGTGCCTCACCACGACGTTCATCATCACCCAACGCACCGGCGCCTGCCGGCGGATCGCGGTGGGTGATAACGACGCGCTCAAAGAGCGGCTGCTGCCGGACCTCGTGTCGGGCAAGTCGTTCGCCACGGTCGGGATCTCGCACCTCACCACGAGCGGCCGCCACCTGAAGAAGCCGCTGCTCGCCGCGACGCGCGTCGCGGACGGTTGGCGGCTCGAAGGCATGGCGCCGTGGGTGACCGGCGCGGAGGCGGCGGAGCACGTCGTCGTCGGCGCCACGGTGCTCGACGAAGCGGGCGAGCCGACGGCCGACGAAGTGCTGCTAGCAGCGCCGGCGAATCTCCAAGGCGTCAGCACACCGCCGGCGTTTGCGATGGTCGCCCTCACCGCCAGCCGCACGGGCCCGGTGCGGTTCGACGGCGCCGTTATCCCGGACGAGTACGTCATCGCCGGGCCGATCCCCGAAGTGCTGAAGCACGGCGTCGGCGCCGCGACCGGCGGGCCGCAGACCTCGACGCTCGCCCTTGGCTCCGCCGCCGCCAGCTTGGCCCTGTTGCGAGCAGAAGCCGCCAAGCGGCCCGACCTTGAGGGGCCGCTGGAGGCCCTCACCGCCGACCACGCCGAGGTCCTCGCCGACCTCCACGCCGCCGCCTCGGGCGAGCCCCGGTGCAGCAGCGAATCGCTGCGCCAACGGTCCAACAGCCTCGTGCTGCGGGCCTCTCAAGCGGCCCTCACGGCCACCAAGGGCGCCGGCTACTTGGCCGACGCCCCCGCCGGCCGGCTCTGCCGCGAGGCGCTGTTCTTCCTCGTCTGGAGCTGTCCGCAGCCCGTCCAGCACGCGGGGCTGTGTGAACTCGCGGGGTTGGTGGGGTAG
- the nadB gene encoding L-aspartate oxidase translates to MAPNPTEPANPRYLAPFHPKRIPHHFVDVLIIGGGIAGLRAAMACDPRLSVLIVTKDHRRESNSTYAQGGIAGVLDPEDNFDNHVRDTLVAGANLCDPAVVDLVVREAPGHIRELMAWGAQFDLADDGELLLGREGGHSHNRIAHALGDATGREIMRAMWVHARETLRAQVWEKTFTIDLLTTPCESSGEPECRGALVWGPSHGKTFVWAKQTILATGGAGQLFRETTNPAVATGDGHAIAYRAGAELADMEFMQFHPTVLYIAGSSRSLITEAMRGEGAWLIDADGKRFMPEFDPRAELAPRDIVSRAIVQQMEKTRRPCVYLDLRHLDADHVRKRFPGIAQTCLEFGIDIATDPIPVRPGAHYMIGGVRVDERGATTLPRLFAAGESSSSGLHGANRLASNSLLEGLVYGHRAGAAASEAALAEPDTFRAIPLENPPVPKSAETLDLADIRNSLKSLMWVRAGVWRDAAGLGEAAESILAWRHYVLTRQLTAPDGWELQNMLQVAELIIRSAAERTESRGVHLRNDFPVADDDHWRRRVTVRRTPEGPETGLTAPLDAPLAPPSS, encoded by the coding sequence TTGGCCCCTAACCCCACCGAACCCGCCAATCCCCGCTACTTGGCGCCGTTCCATCCGAAGCGGATCCCCCACCATTTTGTCGATGTCTTGATCATCGGCGGGGGGATCGCCGGCCTGCGGGCGGCCATGGCGTGCGACCCGCGGCTGTCGGTGCTGATCGTCACCAAGGACCACCGCCGCGAATCGAACAGCACCTATGCGCAGGGGGGGATCGCGGGGGTCCTCGACCCGGAGGACAACTTCGACAACCACGTCCGCGACACCCTGGTCGCCGGCGCCAATCTGTGCGACCCCGCTGTGGTGGACCTCGTGGTGCGCGAGGCCCCGGGCCATATCCGCGAACTGATGGCCTGGGGCGCGCAGTTCGACCTCGCCGACGACGGCGAGCTGCTCCTCGGCCGCGAAGGGGGGCACAGCCACAACCGCATCGCCCACGCCCTGGGGGACGCCACCGGCCGCGAGATCATGCGCGCCATGTGGGTCCACGCCCGCGAGACGCTCCGCGCGCAGGTTTGGGAGAAGACGTTCACGATCGACCTGCTGACGACCCCCTGCGAGTCGTCGGGCGAGCCCGAGTGCCGCGGCGCGCTGGTGTGGGGGCCCTCGCACGGCAAGACGTTCGTGTGGGCGAAGCAGACGATCCTCGCCACGGGCGGCGCGGGGCAGTTGTTTCGTGAGACGACGAACCCGGCGGTGGCGACGGGCGACGGGCATGCCATTGCTTATCGGGCGGGCGCCGAGCTGGCCGACATGGAGTTCATGCAGTTCCACCCGACGGTGCTTTATATCGCCGGTTCGAGCCGCAGCCTGATCACCGAGGCGATGCGCGGCGAAGGGGCGTGGCTGATCGACGCGGACGGCAAGCGCTTTATGCCGGAGTTCGATCCCCGAGCCGAACTCGCGCCGCGCGACATCGTGAGCCGGGCGATCGTCCAGCAGATGGAGAAGACGCGGCGGCCATGCGTCTATCTCGACCTGCGGCACCTCGACGCCGACCACGTCCGCAAGCGATTCCCTGGCATCGCCCAGACGTGTCTTGAGTTCGGCATCGACATCGCGACCGACCCGATCCCCGTGCGTCCCGGCGCGCATTACATGATCGGCGGCGTGCGGGTCGATGAGCGCGGCGCCACCACCCTGCCCCGCTTGTTCGCGGCGGGCGAGTCGAGTTCGAGCGGCCTGCACGGGGCGAATCGGTTGGCGTCGAACAGCCTGCTCGAGGGCCTCGTCTACGGCCATCGCGCCGGGGCGGCGGCGTCGGAAGCGGCGTTGGCGGAGCCCGACACGTTTCGCGCGATCCCGCTGGAGAATCCGCCCGTCCCCAAGTCGGCCGAGACGCTCGACTTGGCCGATATCCGCAACTCGCTGAAGAGCCTGATGTGGGTCCGCGCCGGCGTCTGGCGCGACGCCGCGGGACTCGGCGAGGCCGCCGAGAGCATCCTGGCGTGGCGGCACTACGTGCTCACACGGCAGCTGACGGCGCCCGACGGTTGGGAGTTGCAGAACATGCTGCAAGTCGCCGAGCTGATCATCCGCTCCGCGGCGGAGCGGACCGAGTCGCGGGGCGTTCACCTGCGGAATGACTTCCCCGTGGCGGACGACGACCATTGGCGGCGCCGGGTGACCGTCCGCCGCACACCAGAGGGGCCCGAGACGGGGCTCACGGCGCCCCTGGACGCGCCGTTGGCGCCGCCGTCGTCATGA
- a CDS encoding serine/threonine-protein kinase, translating to MDDLTGHRLNDYQLLRQLGRGAMAAVYLAEQQSLARRVAVKVLAAELCRDQAYVDRFQHEARSAASLSHPGIVQVYEVGSAEAEGVRRHYIAQEYVPGGTLGREMQRHGLLSPGRMLEVLWQVGSALAAASERGLVHRDIKPDNLMLDRSGAVKVADFGLARLVETDGPRMTQVGVAMGTPLYMSPEQIEGREVDPRSDLYSLGVTAYQLLTGDPPFKGDTPLSVAVQHLNNPPEPVASRRPETPAALAVVIDRLIAKKPADRYQNAAELLEALAEAARIGQSEGWVAQSGGLSSTITGAGFASAWTPRTSDDAAALEQLTKAMQSESQREAVRRSRWRRVAAALLVGLCVGGAVGGVVAPRTLLQSGVNVPQYDDVKTQLFHAKMADTPDAWRAVLDKFPEADSTYHRFALRGLALCLLRRDDLRGAAQALESLPPSGDLGSGPDLVVAAARVVVYERLGERDQARTAGATLSAASQAELDLLRQSAPELIDGADAARQRLR from the coding sequence GTGGACGACCTCACCGGCCATCGCCTTAACGATTACCAACTGCTGCGGCAGCTGGGGCGTGGGGCTATGGCGGCGGTTTATTTAGCGGAGCAGCAGTCGCTGGCCCGTCGGGTCGCGGTGAAGGTCTTGGCGGCCGAGTTGTGCCGCGATCAGGCGTACGTCGATCGCTTTCAGCACGAGGCCCGCTCGGCGGCGTCGCTGTCGCACCCGGGGATCGTGCAGGTCTACGAGGTCGGCTCGGCCGAGGCCGAGGGGGTCCGCCGCCACTATATCGCCCAGGAGTACGTCCCCGGCGGCACACTGGGACGCGAGATGCAGCGCCACGGCCTGCTGAGCCCGGGGCGGATGCTCGAGGTGCTCTGGCAGGTCGGTTCGGCGCTGGCGGCGGCGTCGGAGCGCGGCCTGGTGCATCGCGACATCAAGCCCGACAACCTGATGCTCGACCGCTCGGGCGCCGTGAAGGTCGCGGACTTCGGCCTTGCCAGACTCGTCGAGACCGACGGCCCGCGGATGACGCAGGTCGGCGTCGCGATGGGGACTCCGCTCTACATGAGCCCCGAGCAGATCGAAGGGCGCGAGGTCGATCCGCGGAGCGACCTCTACTCGCTTGGCGTGACGGCGTACCAGCTGCTGACGGGCGACCCGCCGTTCAAGGGCGACACGCCGCTGTCGGTCGCGGTGCAGCACCTCAACAACCCGCCCGAGCCCGTCGCCAGCCGACGCCCCGAGACGCCCGCAGCGCTGGCGGTGGTGATCGACCGGCTGATCGCCAAGAAGCCCGCCGATCGCTACCAGAACGCCGCCGAGCTGCTAGAGGCCCTCGCCGAGGCGGCCCGCATCGGGCAGTCGGAGGGCTGGGTCGCCCAGTCGGGTGGGCTTAGCTCGACGATCACCGGCGCGGGCTTCGCCAGCGCCTGGACGCCGCGCACCAGCGACGACGCGGCGGCGCTGGAACAGCTGACCAAGGCGATGCAGAGCGAGTCCCAGCGAGAGGCCGTCAGACGCTCCCGGTGGCGTCGTGTGGCGGCCGCGCTGCTGGTGGGGCTTTGTGTCGGCGGGGCGGTCGGAGGGGTGGTGGCGCCCCGTACGTTGCTCCAATCGGGCGTGAACGTCCCTCAGTACGACGACGTCAAGACGCAGCTCTTCCACGCCAAAATGGCCGACACGCCCGACGCCTGGCGGGCGGTGCTCGACAAGTTCCCCGAGGCCGACTCGACGTACCACCGCTTCGCCCTGCGGGGGCTGGCGCTGTGCCTCCTGCGGCGGGACGACCTGCGTGGCGCGGCCCAGGCGCTCGAGTCGCTGCCGCCGTCGGGGGACCTAGGGAGCGGCCCGGACCTCGTTGTGGCCGCGGCTCGGGTCGTCGTCTACGAACGGCTCGGCGAACGCGACCAAGCCCGCACCGCGGGCGCTACTCTCTCCGCCGCTTCTCAGGCGGAACTCGACCTGCTCCGCCAGTCGGCGCCGGAACTCATCGACGGGGCCGACGCGGCCCGCCAGCGGCTGCGGTGA
- a CDS encoding BON domain-containing protein codes for MSLRRVTAARRLTLPRRASAVDLERLIRERILSRLGSRVRNLAVAVDRGVIHLAGQCSTYYTKQLAQHVTLGVVEDEVIDNAIEVTVPNGGSVQFD; via the coding sequence ATGTCCTTGCGTCGAGTTACCGCTGCCCGAAGACTTACACTCCCCCGCCGCGCGTCGGCGGTCGATCTGGAGAGACTGATCCGCGAACGGATCCTCTCACGGCTCGGCAGCCGCGTGCGCAATCTGGCGGTCGCCGTCGATCGCGGCGTGATCCACTTGGCGGGGCAGTGCTCGACGTACTACACGAAGCAACTCGCCCAGCACGTCACCCTCGGCGTGGTCGAAGACGAGGTGATCGACAACGCGATCGAAGTCACGGTTCCCAACGGCGGCAGCGTGCAGTTTGATTAG
- the metF gene encoding methylenetetrahydrofolate reductase [NAD(P)H], producing the protein MRLPDIYAANKFALSFELFPPKTEAGVEALFGHAQTLVGFKPAYITCTYGAGGSTQDRTLEIAARVRKEFGLPVATHLTCVGRTADQVRDYLRRALEADVTNVVALRGDPPAGEKVFTVTEGGYRYANELVEMIHADFPSMGVAVGGYPEVHQEAPSPEADLDNLKKKIDAGAHAIITQLFYNNEDFYRFRDKCEAAGIRVPLIPGLLPVTNVSQIKRIASLCGAKLPQEFLSQLEACGEDATAQFEVGVEQATAQTQGLVDAGVPGIHYYVLNKSEAASRVLTNVTL; encoded by the coding sequence ATGCGTCTTCCTGATATCTACGCCGCGAACAAGTTCGCCCTCTCGTTTGAGCTCTTCCCCCCCAAGACCGAGGCGGGGGTGGAGGCTCTGTTCGGGCACGCCCAGACGCTGGTGGGCTTCAAGCCGGCTTACATCACTTGCACGTATGGGGCGGGCGGCTCGACCCAGGACCGGACGCTCGAGATCGCCGCGCGGGTGCGCAAGGAGTTCGGCCTGCCGGTGGCGACACACCTCACGTGCGTCGGCCGGACGGCGGATCAGGTCCGCGACTACCTACGCCGCGCACTCGAGGCGGATGTGACCAACGTCGTCGCGCTGCGGGGTGATCCGCCGGCGGGCGAGAAGGTCTTCACTGTTACCGAAGGCGGCTATCGTTACGCCAACGAGCTGGTCGAAATGATCCACGCCGACTTCCCATCGATGGGCGTCGCGGTGGGCGGCTACCCCGAGGTGCACCAAGAGGCGCCGTCCCCGGAGGCGGACCTCGATAACCTCAAGAAGAAGATCGACGCCGGCGCGCACGCGATCATCACGCAGCTGTTCTATAACAACGAGGACTTTTATCGTTTCCGCGACAAGTGCGAGGCCGCCGGCATCCGTGTGCCGCTGATCCCGGGCCTGCTGCCGGTGACGAACGTCTCGCAGATCAAGCGGATCGCTTCACTGTGCGGCGCGAAGTTGCCGCAGGAGTTCCTGTCGCAACTGGAAGCCTGCGGTGAAGATGCCACCGCCCAGTTCGAGGTCGGCGTCGAGCAAGCGACGGCGCAAACGCAGGGCCTCGTGGATGCGGGCGTCCCGGGGATTCACTACTACGTGTTGAACAAGTCGGAAGCGGCGAGCCGGGTTCTGACGAACGTGACGTTGTAG
- a CDS encoding aminotransferase class IV encodes MSVASSVTVRSTANIDGVVTPLEDARIPVLDRGFLYGDSVYEVFRTYDGVPLFWREHFERMENSARLIHMPITQSRDELMAEIRRAVAAAGGGDSADGSGEVYVRWHVSRGVGPVDLYPDPNLKTSYMILVKGVPVWKQEHREVGMKLAVTTVRRNADNALSPNIKSGNYLNNILGLAEAVELGADDCLMLNATGYATEASNSNTFFVIDGRVVTPADSDGNLRGITGAALRKIGAKAGWPVHEEHVSVEDLARVEEAFVTSATREVMPVAAIRLPGSTGADGNWRELPPGGGPTTRKIAQAYKDYVAEYVAENAAARLW; translated from the coding sequence ATGTCTGTCGCCAGCTCGGTGACCGTCCGCTCGACCGCCAACATCGATGGCGTCGTCACGCCGCTGGAAGACGCCCGCATCCCGGTGCTCGACCGAGGGTTCTTATACGGCGACTCGGTCTACGAGGTCTTCCGAACCTACGACGGCGTGCCGCTGTTTTGGCGCGAGCACTTCGAGCGGATGGAGAACTCGGCCCGGCTGATCCACATGCCGATCACGCAGAGCCGCGACGAACTGATGGCCGAGATCCGCCGTGCCGTGGCCGCGGCGGGCGGCGGCGACTCGGCCGACGGCTCGGGCGAGGTTTATGTCCGCTGGCACGTCTCACGTGGCGTCGGGCCGGTGGACCTCTACCCGGACCCGAACCTCAAGACGAGCTACATGATCCTCGTGAAGGGCGTCCCGGTCTGGAAGCAGGAGCACCGAGAGGTCGGCATGAAACTGGCGGTCACCACCGTCCGCCGCAACGCCGACAACGCCCTCAGCCCCAACATTAAGAGCGGCAACTACCTGAACAACATCCTCGGCCTCGCCGAGGCCGTGGAACTGGGCGCCGACGATTGCCTGATGCTCAACGCCACCGGCTACGCCACCGAAGCGAGCAACAGCAACACGTTTTTTGTGATTGATGGTCGCGTCGTCACGCCGGCGGACTCGGACGGCAACCTCCGCGGCATCACGGGGGCGGCGCTGCGGAAGATCGGCGCGAAGGCGGGCTGGCCCGTGCACGAAGAGCACGTGTCGGTCGAGGACCTGGCCCGCGTCGAAGAGGCGTTCGTCACCAGCGCCACGCGCGAGGTGATGCCGGTTGCCGCCATACGACTGCCTGGCAGTACCGGGGCCGACGGCAATTGGCGTGAGCTCCCACCCGGCGGCGGCCCGACGACCCGCAAGATCGCCCAGGCGTACAAGGATTATGTCGCCGAGTACGTGGCGGAGAACGCGGCGGCTCGGTTGTGGTGA